The Arachis ipaensis cultivar K30076 chromosome B03, Araip1.1, whole genome shotgun sequence region CAAGAACTAAGCAGCGCCTATCTAGTCTAATCATATATGTAATACATGAAACCTTGATAGTtacaataaacaaaattaaaatgatttGTATGACATTAAAGTAATGCATCTAGCCACTGTTTTTCTTTTAAACAATAACATAATATAAATAACAACCTAATATTCAATTTTATTATCAATCATCATGAAGACCAAAAAATTAAGGTACTAGTGAAAGAATACTTCAATACCTGGTTCTAACTAATGTAAACTTCTGATATAAGGTTGATACTCTACCCAATATAGTCCTGCCTTATCATTGCTAATTTCAAACGATTGCTGACCAAACAGAAGCTCTTCTTAAGCAAATGTGATTTGAAATCCAGCTTAAAACCGAATCAAAATCAAAGAAGAGAGGGATTTACATGTTGGAAAAGACGACCAAGGCGCGGTGCCAAGTGAAGGAGAAGACGATGACAGTGGCACTGGGAAGAGCAGAAGAAGAAGGTGCTGCGGCGACGGGGAGCAGATGGTGACAGGTCAGCAACAAGGAGAGGAGAAGGCGAGAAACTAGCTGTAGCCGGCGAGAATGGTGAGCAGCGGGCAGGAGCCGGCGAGGATGAGAGGTGATGAGAGGGGAAGTAATTGAATAATTTTTAGGAACACTTATTTAATGAAAAAATTAGAAACATATCAAACAACTTTAGGTTACAGTTATTAGTATATTTATTAAGAAGAGTTTCAAGTGTATTGAGAATATCGGTGTTCTAATTGTTTTGAGGAATGTTAGGGGGTCAgtaattttgtgatttgtagccattaaatagtcattaatgatagttttaatggtgtgagatgggtgtgagattttatccaatgactcacttttctttactggttacatgctaactagaatttaacaaagttgctgaccCCTAAATTTTTTCCAATTGTTTTAACAGTTGATTTTNNNNNNNNNNNNNNNNNNNNNNNNNNNNNNNNNNNNNNNNNNNNNNNNNNNNNNNNNNNNNNNNNNNNNNNNNNNNNNNNNNNNNNNNNNNNNNNNNNNNNNNNNNNNNNNNNNNNNNNNNNNNNNNNNNNNNNNNNNNNNNNNNNNNNNNNNNNNNNNNNNNNNNNNNNNATCTTAAttcttttttttggtgactaatctTAATTCATATATTCTTAcaattcttttaaaaataaaattaaatcattttatttttatgatcaaatttaaaataaaatacttataTTTAGTTAGTTATCCTAATAATAGCTTAATATTaattgattttattaaatttattacaTCCGTGCACGCTTCTTAATTTTTTTAGAGGTAAAAATTCACGTACAATCAatctctcagttatcaactttacATGAGATTGACTGTACCTGAATTttcacttttatatatatataatttctatttaaaatgcataaatttattcatcaaaaagtataaaaaaaatttaaatgaaaaataattaTCTCTATTTAGCCACTAAATTTTATAAATGTGACTCACCGATACAGTTTGTTATACATCTAAGTCTTTTTGGTAACCAAATCCAATCAAGTTGGCACAAACCTAACAAAATCACTTTTATTACACACACCGGGTGCACGCACACTTCAccaacaaaaattattttcattcttcgTCTTcgcgttcttccttcttcttcacatTCTTCTTTCATCTTCATCACGTTCCTTCTTCTTTTCGCGTATTTTCTttttatcgtcattcttttattactgttgttgttgctgcattttttctttttctcattttcttcctagtaattttgcagcattaatattttttattctctttaaaAGAGTGAAAcaaaaagaattatgaaaaaataaaataagaagaagatgaaaaagaaataGCAGAATATGAgaatgaggaagaggaagagtgttaaattatacagaacttatcagaataaaaatacaccgaaatttcttaacaaatacacataaatttcttactttttacaccgaaattttgctagaaaaacacaaaaatgtcttcttttaatgctgcatttttttcttcttcttcttttttcttatttcttttttttttagttgaataaaTGTAGGTTCATCATCTTcctagtaattttgcagcattatatgtttcttcttcttctttgtttgatttttttgtttttgattcttattaagagagtaaaacaagaagaaagttgagaaggtaaaataagaaagaaaagataataagaaaaaaaaggagatggtgaagaaaaagaagaagatgggaaagaggaagagttttgaattatgcagaacttatcagaataaaaatataccaaaatttaTTAACAAATACTCATAAATTTTCTTAGTTTTTACGCTGAAATTTTGCTATAAAAGCAAAAAAATGTCTTctttaatgctgtatttttttcttcttcttcttttccttatttctttatttcttttagctAGTTAATGAACGTAGGTTTATCCTCTTCCTAGTAATTTTATAACATtatgtatttcttttttttctttgtttgattttttttattcttattaaaagagtaaaacaagaaaaaatttgagaaggtaaaataaaaagaaaaagatgataaagaagaagaagaagatgaagaggagaaagatgaagagttttaaattatatagaacttatcagaataaaaatacaccaaaaatttttaacaaatacacataaatttcttagtttttacacCAAAATTTTGTTATAAAGCACAAAAATGTCTTCTTTAATACtgcattttctcttctttttttttatttctttcttttagttgaatgaatgtaggttcattgtttttattcttatatagagagtaaaacaaaaagaaacttaagaggtaaaacaagaaagaaaagatgaatatgaaaaaaaaagatgatgataaaaaagaagaagaagaagcaattgcaaGACCTAGAGTAATTTATCATGGCCTAATGCAATAGTTATAAAATGATTAACAAAGTACTGCGACATTTTATTAACAAGTTAATATGCAGGACTCGGATAAATTGTGTGCTTTTTGATCGTGTTGTAGATAATATTCTCCCTCACTTTGAGGAAGGAAAGGTTGGACCCCTCATCGTTGTGCtgagttttaaattatgcagaacttatcagaataaaatatacacataaatttcttagtttttacacCGACATTACTTAATCATTGCGACACGCAAACTCAATTTGAAAACAAGCACACAAACATGATTAAATCACGAACAAAAACGCATCCAAATTAATTTTGGACCAGACAAAGTCATTAATATgacaaaaattcaacaataacaataataatgatgcAATAAAGAAGATGAcgtgacgatgatgatgatgatgacgatatAATGATAACAGTGATGATgatggagaaggaggaggaggaaaacgaatgaaagaaaaaatcaaataaaaaaagggaagaggaggaggagaaggtagTGATAGCGGTGGTGACGACAATAAcgcaaaaaagagagaaaaaaggagaagaaaaaatagCAACTGAAATGTTAgtaagaagaaagaggaggaggaggaaaagaCGTGTGATTTTAAAAGCGGTTATAACAACTTGGTTAGAATTAGTTAAATATTTTGCTTTGATGTAAAGCTTTATTCTTTCCAATAtataaacaacaacaacaacaacaacaaaagcctttgtcccactaggtggggtcggctacatgaatcaaacgacgtcattgagctctatcatgtatcatgtctacagagagaccgtttacatgtagatctcgtttgaccacctcatggataaTCTTCTTTACTCTTTCTCTACCTTTTACCTCTTGTCCATCTTCCATTTGATCCACCCTCTTGAGTgctctgtcggtcttcttctcacatgtctaaACCACTTGAGACGCGATATTATGCTATAAAATCTATATATAAACAACCAAATAttatactaaaatctataaaaTAATGTTATTTTAGTTTTGACACCCAAATGACCCACAAACTATAATGGCCAACATAGTGTTGTGAACGAGCATATCCTTTtcactaaaaaaattattgacaACATCAAGTGATAAATTCtaaggatttttttaaataaataaaacaaatataTTAATTACAGAAATAAAAATTTATGTGAGTTTTTATTGAAAAGCATTACATCACTTATTTTGTTTATAGTGTAAATGAAATAAGTAAACACGtattttgtttacactgtaaacgaaataaaaGATAAGACTGAGGAAGACATGGTTGTATTACGTTTATACACATATTGTGTAACGGTCTtattttgtttacactgtaaacgagataagaggaGCAGATGCCTATATATGTAATCTCGTCTACAGTGAGGATTTTAACCCTTTGACTTTCTTTTTTTGCCCTTTTTTTCCACTTTTAACCCTTTCTAATTATATTTCAGAGTTACACAAAGAATATAGCGCGCGCTGATAACCACGATGGAGATATTAATAGACTCGACGCGACTTAGCACATTGCAGGGGCAGAAGACTTTGAGGTATGTATTGTTttttgctttatgtttatgttaaagcATAAATGTAACTCCCTAATTAGGGTAATTTTACATAGGTAGTATGCAGTACATGTTAGGATCAGTTTAAATATTAGGATATGATGTTTAGATATAAGTTAAACTGGatgttatttatttagttattaattaaagTTAGGGTCTAAGGTTAGGATTTATTTAAATGTTAGGATATGATGTTAGGTATAAATGCTAGTATACTAAATTATTGTTAAGCATATGTTtgttaatttagttattaatttaggtATTAAcaattggattttttttaataaataaaaaatattattttcaaaaataagttatttcaactttaattttcggaATGCGTTTTTTTGTTCAGGATGAGTTTATCGCAGCCCCCGGCGAACTTTCATAATTTTATAGAGTTTGCCGCGCCTCCAGCAAACTTCACCTTAATTCTCCTTAAAACCTAGCTAAGAACGAAACTCAAATTTCTAAGCTATTATCATCATCTCCAAGAGTACATATATAGGAGTACACAAAAGTACACAAACAACCAGCAAGCGACAATGGCAACTATTATTATTGTCCTCAGAAATACATAGATACAGGAATAACcatatttaacaagaattttttttattataaattaaaaaaataattatttttccaaaaaaataCAACTTATTCCCCTAAAAAAATACGACTTATTCATGTATACTGTTGTATACTCCTATGTACTATGGAAACGATGATAATGGTTGCCATTACCCGTTGTGAAACTTAAGAATTTGAGTCAGCTAGTTAATTATGAGAATTCGAAATGAAGTTCGCTGGGGTGAGGCGAACTCTATTAATATTATAGAATTTGCTGGGATGCGGCAAACTtgcctaaaataaaaaaaaaacgtaTCTTggtatttaaaattaaaataattttttttgggaaataatattttttatttatttcaaaaaaaaatccatTAACAATTTAGGAAAATGTTTATATTTGTATTTACCAAATATCTaagtaaattatttttttgttaagttTTTTAAGTAAACATTTTCACTTAATCTACCATAGATAGGAGTTGCGAAATGAATTTTGTTATTCACTATTTcactaaataattttatttaaattaagagtaaaagacaaataggtccctaacctttttaaacgcagacattttcgtccctcaagattggaaaatacatttcgATCCCTCACCATGTAAAATCCGTGACAATTATGTCCTTCCGTCAAATTGGGACTGGAAACGGTAACGAAAATTGCTGACCTGGAGGGGTGGTGAGTGATGTGTCTATTACGGTTCATGAGGTGGATGGGGAACAAATTGTCGGAGGACAATTTGGTCCTTGATGGCCAAAACGACGCTGTATGCTAGAATGAGCCCTATTTCATCAAAACGGATCGACGAAGCAATGGCCATTGATGGAGCAATCGTCGACGATGAGTGAAGGATCCCTAGAATacaataaatagaaaaaataactGTCCTTCACTTGATGGTTGGAAGAAGCATATTGATTCTAGGAACCCTAGGATTGAAAAATGTGATGGAATCTTGGATAATCTTGTTGGGTCACTTCATCTTCCAAAGGTCAAAAAAGTCTCCCAATGGGAAGGTTTTGATGCAAGCTATGTATGGAGTAAAGGTTCAGACAGTATTTGTATATAGTGTGTTTGCAGCGGCTTTTTCAGGCTCGACTAAGAAGTTGATAGATTTGGATGTGGCTGAAATATATACATGGTCCCCAGAATTTAAAAATTTGCAAAATTTTGTAATTGAGAAAGTTAGAGTTAGATTTTCTAGTGGGCAATTTACTGTGTTGAAGGAGTTGGAAGCAGTTGATTCTGCTGTTAAGGAATTATACCCAATTATCCTTGATGTGGTGGAACCCATTGAGATAGAATTGGATCTGAAGACTTATGAGCAATTAGGCAGAGCGACAGAAAAGCTTTCAGAAGGATTAGATCTTCTTGCAAAAGGAGTGGATGGCTTTTTCCAAGTGGTCTTGAGTGGTCATGATGCCTTACTATCTAATCTTAGATCAGGTGGAACTGTCTATGACCGTGGCTCCGGGGGTAATATAGGTGTGCAAGCAGTCAATTGAATTTCTTGCAGCCTGACCCTGGTACATACTAAAGCATATAGGTACTTATTTTTCCATTTTATGATTGATGTTTTTCAATCTTGTTTGGCTTATTATGGTGTCCAAGTTAGCATGAGTAATAGGTTATATGGTTGTTCGATGGTGCTAAAATGTATATGTCTATTGCTATGTGTAATTgcatacaataatatatatatataaatataagaaagTTGTATTGTGCCCAAAGATGTTTATTCCTGTGTGATCTGGCAAATCATTGTAGTCATCAGCTCATGAAATCTCTGGCTATCCATTTCCCTTCTGGCAGCAAGTGTCCTCTTGTGAGTTGTGACGTGTTTTGTACTTATGTTACTCATATAGCATGTTATTATACatttatgttattttttgttGGTGAGCTTGCATTTACAACTGGGATTTTTTGCTTGAAGGTTTATTAACATTTTTATTAGGGCATTGTAGTTCTTTTGTTGTTTCATAGACCGTGGACTTTTGGTATGTGTGTGTATATCATCCTGAAGCAGTTTTGATTGAATATCATAGAATGGAGCACGTGTAAATGACTTACCTTTTCATATGATATGTGATTTGACACTGAATCTTAATTAACAGTTGCATCTTGACTGTATCCAAGTGCCACAGCTTTTTATCTCCTCACATCTCAGCTCACAGAATTACTCAACGGTATGTTTAATGGGAGATTAGAAGAAGCACTTGCAGCCTGGCTGCTCTTGTTGAGATCTGTGAAAACTGAGTTGCTGTTGTGATCTGAAAGTTGAGAAATGAGTTTTTGGTAGGAGAGCATCTATAGTCGTTTTGGCCATTAAGGAGTAAATTGTCATTTAACAATTTGTTCCCCATCCACCTAAGCAACTGTAACGGACACATCACTCACCACCCCTCCAGGTCAGCAATCTCCGTTACCGTTTCCAGCCCCAATTCGACGGAAGGACATAATTGTCACGGATTTTACATGGTGAGGAATCGAAATATATTTTCCAAATCttgagggacgaaaatgtccgcgtttaaaaaggtcagggacctatttgtcttttactcttAAATTAATTAAGCAATTCCGTTAGAAAGACAATGAGGAatctaaacaatgtgaacaatggattTCGAATTTAGCCCAATACAAGGAAAACAAAGTAAGAAAACTTTCCAAATTACTTAAGCCAAAAAACTCAAAcagttatttcaaaaaattaactATCCCAACCATAATTTACCAAAACAATTCACCCAAGCACCCTCTTCTCTCCCTCCCCCCCCCAAACCGTCTGCCACCCCACCCTCATCAATCATCCTATCTCTCCAGCATTAGAAGCTCCCTCACCGGCCATCATTGTCCATCCCTGTAGCCCTTCCCCCATCACCATCATGAAATCGTCATCAAACAATTATCCACgtagttattaaaataattatccgGCTACTTAGTGAAATGACCATCCAGCATTTGTTAATTGTATATACCTAAATTGAATCGAACAAAAAAACCAATTAACCAtccaattaagaattaaaataactatCTACATACcaagtgaattgaacatccaacacATTTGTGGTGTGGAGAGAGTCGACGGCGATGCATGGAGGCAGGGGAGGAATTGTCGTCAGTGAATGAAGATGGGACAGTACAAAGCGGTTCAACCAAATCGGACTCCATTTACATGCATGTGAGGGGTGATGAATGTACGAAAATGTAGATGCATATGACAACGTATGTTGATCGGATCTGTCACGAATGGTGACGTTAGGACGGAGAACGCAGTGGGTTGAGGGGAAGTCTGCACGGCCGGCGGCGGGTGGGTAGCGCAAAGGAGGTTGTCCGAGACTTGTGCAGCGTGATCACTCGTTCGTGGAGAGGTTGGGCGGCATCAGCTGAAGGATGGGCAGCGGCAGCTGGAGTCTGGGTGGCAGTGGGCTGTGGGGGAGACTACACGGCCGGTGGCGGGTGGGTAGCGCGAAGGAGGCTGTCCGGGGATTGTGCAGCGCGATAAGATGTTCCCGAAGAGGTTGGGCGGCGTCGTCTAAAGGCTAGGCGACGACGACTAGAGTCTGGGCGGCGTCTGACCGGAGAGCGGGAAGTGAAGTAGCGGCTGGGTTGCTCTGCAGGNNNNNN contains the following coding sequences:
- the LOC107634743 gene encoding protein BPS1, chloroplastic-like; the encoded protein is MVGRSILILGTLGLKNVMESWIILLGHFIFQRSKKSPNGKVLMQAMYGVKVQTVFVYSVFAAAFSGSTKKLIDLDVAEIYTWSPEFKNLQNFVIEKVRVRFSSGQFTVLKELEAVDSAVKELYPIILDVVEPIEIELDLKTYEQLGRATEKLSEGLDLLAKGVDGFFQVVLSGHDALLSNLRSGGTVYDRGSGGNIGVQAVN